The genomic interval CCTGCAGAATGGTATTATGACATATGGACAGCGCCTCTCCTGACCATTTCAATCAATAGAGTTATGGAGAAATTGAACCAAAGGATACCACCTGATAGAGCAGATTACTTTTGCGTAATAAAACTGGGAAATCTGTTTAATTATTTCATATTGTTAATCCATCcagtttaatgtttttttcTGGGTGTACTCCTCGTGGCGTTTACACAGGGTCATGTATCTTTCTTTACTGCGCAGCTTTGCATCTTTACGCtttgcttaaatattttaatttttattggtcGGAGTTTGCCAACTGTCTTTGGCCGTCGTTGGGTATATGGAAAGGAGGCTCTTCGGCTTTGATAAAGCTGTTAAAAGTGTGTTTATTTTCTGGTGCTTAGAACTGCTGCCGCCCCACAGATAAACTCGTATATAAATGTCTTTTCCAGCTGAACTCGGCCGAATTCGCGGCTCCCGGAGTAGGAAGATGATCCAGAACCAGGTGACCGACGCATAGACCACCGTCGAGGCACAGCTGCACTCTAATAGCCATAATCATAGGCCATAATGACTACTCCTCGTTCCGGGTCTGGGCCGAAAAACTCGATCTTTAGCAGGTGGAACTTTGAGAATGACATCGAACcgaggtgtgtgtgtgtcattTGCATAAGAGTAAAGTTCACCCACTCGGATGGTTGGAAATGCAAcctggcaaaagtttttgccaaatttaaattataaataagcTCAGGGCGGGTCGAAGGGCCAACCAACCAACGAGACCatgaggaggagcaggagcagcagcacttgcCTTCCGAAACAAAACCTCATATGCATCGAAACGTAATGGCAAAAAGGATTTTAAGTGAAGTTGAAGTTGACTACACGACCGCATTGAGGGAGTGCCCCGCCCCCTCTGCTCCTCCGCCCCAAATATTCGCATCCCCCGAGACCACTTACACCATTGCAGTTGCGTGGAAAGTTTGCCGGGTGGAGCGGGATGGTCGATGGAAGGTGGGCGGGGCGGGGTCCCAAAAATAAGCTCAAAGTGAGAACTGAACGCGGCATATTCCGCCCCAGCAGACAAAGTGCAAAGCCCTTCCCCACACCCCTCGATGCAGTGTGTATATCTTTCATGTGTGCGGTGTATCTTTCGGGTTGGAGCAACCACCAGACAACCACAGGCAACAGGGAACGCAAGCTTAAATGTCATGTAAAATGTTTCCACTTACACAAATTACTGtgtataatttaattttgccACAGGCCGGCTGGAAGCCGAATCTGTCCCACGAGCGAGATCATCGCCAGACATACGATTTGCATTGGTTCCACCTATTGGCTCCACCGGATCAGTGAGAGCTATAAAGGGCCCCACCGCTTCCGCCCTGGCATTCATACCATACTGGCCATGAACTTCCTACAGATCGGCGTGCTGTTCGTCCTGGTCGCGGTGGCCTTGGCCAGACCACAGGAGGATCCGGCTAATCTGCCAGCTCCAGAGGCAGCAGCAGAaccgccagcagcagcaccaccagctgCAGCACCACCAGCTGCAGCCGCTCCAGCGGGTGGCTCCGGTAGAAAGAAAAATGTCAATCACAACGTTATAACCATTGGATAGAATTCTTCGGAAGGAAGGAGGCCACAATCTTGATTTAAGAACACATTGGGGGCATTAAGAAAAGcgtaatatatgtatatgggcGTATAGCTGcgttaataaattatttttatttgcgtCGCAATGTGAGGTAATTCTTTCAATTCACTATACAAAAGCAGTTTACTGCTTGCCGCAGAACTCGCGGAACTTCATCTCTATGAAACGGAATTTAGCTAAGTAAagggtatctaatagtcgcGGGCACTGAACTTCAGCGTTTTGTGTTGTTCTTCAGTTTTACTCCGCTTTAGGTTTTTCAACTAAGGCTTTTATACTTAAAACGCCTAAACTGTGCTTTTTTTGTGAAACTCATCATCATTGGATTTTTCTCAATAACAAGTTGGGCATTTCTCCCAATTTAGCCCATAAAGCAGTTTACTGCTTGTATTGCTCTGACACTGCATGTAGCTGAGTaaggggtatctgatagttgcGATATTGGACTTTATCGTTGTGTCTTGTTTTTCAGTTCTACTTCGTTTTAGATTTTTTACATAAGGCCTGAAAACTGGAACTAATTTTTGTGAAACCATCCACTTAAACAAAGGATTAACTACTTCAGGGTCCAATAAAATGCATATCACATTTACTTTAGTTATTATAGCGATAATAGCGACCATATGAGACCCATAAGGAACTCTTCAGAGTCGAAAGAAAATCAATTTACTAGTTCGCTGTTTTGGCAGATGCATAATTGGCACTGGAACTAAAGTATTCAATAAATTGTGATTTTAGTGCATTGTGCTAGGGTTGGTAATTTCTCCAGTAATTCGATTGATTCCGCTTGGCGGTCAATCAAGTAGAGTAACGAAACATCTGTTTTCCGaattaacaataaaatagTAACCCCTATATGAAGGGTTACGCTTCTGCCCACTCAACTCTACGTTGCCACCAGGTCCCAGAGGTCTAGTTCTTCTAACGCAATCTATCCATTAAAGCGCATCCGAATTCTCTCCAGATATTCATCACTTAAGACAGCAGTAACCAGTATGATGTTCCCCCGTTGCCTGCACCTCCCCTCCCGCGACCCATGTGCTGTTAACCCTTTCGAAGCTCTGGCATTTTTGGGCCAAATGAAGCATTCCGCTTTGGGTTCGGGGCGACGAGGGGTCTCATGTGTGATACGGTTGACAGACTTTTAGCTTCATTGCTTGATTTGTTTAAATGTCTTTACTGTGTTTGGTTTATGGTTTCGGTGGCGTGGTGGGGGCTTCAAGGCTTCAAGGCTTGGATGCTAGGAGGCTTGGAGGGGGGTGGCTTGGGGGAGCTGAGGGTTGGGACCAAAAAATCTTGTTTTTGACGAGGAAAACTTTGTCGTCCATTGCATTTGCTGATGGATCATAGATACAAAAAGTTATTTGCACAAGCTGATATCACCCCTCCCCATCTTCCGCTTCCGCTTTCTGTTGGCTTTGTAAATGTCAACATAtgcatataataataaaaacaaatatgaCCGAACTCTCTGACAGCTTGGCTCAGCACATTTTCCAGTCGCCCTCCCACAGCCAAGGAAACCGAGTGTGTGCTGATAGGCAGAtgcggatacagatacatttgtatctggCGCATGCATAATGTATAAATAGCTCACATTAATTAATTGCCTTGCCAAGTAATAACATGATTAACATCCAAACGAGATTTGCCGTCCCAGCCATTTCATTCACTTTTCGGCCCGACTGCAGCCAAT from Drosophila mauritiana strain mau12 chromosome 3L, ASM438214v1, whole genome shotgun sequence carries:
- the LOC117140596 gene encoding male-specific opa-containing protein gives rise to the protein MNFLQIGVLFVLVAVALARPQEDPANLPAPEAAAEPPAAAPPAAAPPAAAAPAGGSGRKKNVNHNVITIG